Below is a genomic region from Salmo trutta chromosome 19, fSalTru1.1, whole genome shotgun sequence.
CTGGGGTGCCGTGGTAGATGGCCTCCTGGACCCCGTTGGTTCCTCCGTGGGCCACAAAGGCTCTGGTCTGGGGGTGACCCAGGAGGTCTTTCTGAGGCATCCAGTCCACCAGAAGGGTGTTGTTGCCCAGAGTGGATGGCTTCTTGCCCCGGTGTCTCCAGATCACCTTAGATAGAAGATGAAGAAGACATTACTTTCTGTTTAAATAACCTCTCATTTACATCACTTACATTGCAGAGAGCTTTTCATATAAAAGCTAATAATTAAAACAATCAGGATACCTTCTGAGGCAGCTTGGCGAACACACTGGCAATCTGGTCTGTGATATCAACAGGAAGTGTATTGACAAGAGTCCCCAGAGACATGACGATCACCCCATGCTCCCCGGCACTCTGGACAAACTCCTCCAGCTCTGGAGGCAGGGGCTGGGCCGGCTTGCACTGGAACCCCCCCATGTAGACGACGTTGGGCATGGTTGGACGGGGGAAGTCAAACACAAAGTCAGACCTCATCAGCCAGATGTCAGCTTCCTGGATCAGGGAGATGATGTCACAGCCCCCTTCGAAGTACTTGGAGCAAATTGCGTCATAAATCGGCCCAACTACGAACCTCTGCTGATACACAATGATGCTGTAGTGCAGCATGTTTTGGACACGTTGGACGAAGGTCATCTTGTCATTGAACCCAGAACCTGTAACTGGGATGTAGGACAGGGGAGAGGGTGCGATGGCAAAATGGCCCTCCCCACTGGTGATCCAACGGGCGTTGAGCACCACAGGCAGTTTGAGATAGTGGGCCATCAGCATCCCTCCAGCGATGTTAGGGTCGGTGAGCATCATGTCATACTGAGCGTCCTGGAGACTCTTCATCAGCTCCTTGTCGTCGAATATGCGAGCCAGCATCTCGCAGCCAAGGGTGTGGGCTTCTTCTATCATGCTGAGGAACTCCTTGGTTAGTTGGAAGAACTTCACCAAAGATATCCCCTCTCTCTGAGCCTGAATAAAGACAAACAGAGACTGAATGCCTCTTGAACAAAATAAATGGATGTCTGGCTGATGGTTGATTGGCTGGTTTGCTGGCTGGATAGATGgatcaaccaatcaaccagtcATAAAGACACATCAAACCTTCATGTGCTTCTGTAGGCACATTATGAAGGCATACCTTCAGGTACTTCTGTAGGCACGTTACGAAGACATACCTTAGGGTCTTCTGTACTTTAGCTACGTTATGAAGACATATACCTTCAGTTGATTTTGTAGGAAGGTTTCAATGAAGCTGTATAAGTAATCTTTCTCCTTGATGGTGatagaggtgtatagaggtgACTCCTCGGTGATGTACCAGCTGGTAGAGGGTCTGACCACTGTGATGGTGTGGCCTCTGGCATGGAGCTCCTCGATCAGTACCTACACATTGGTGACGTTAGTAAGCTCACAAAGGGGCTGGTATTATATCAGAGGCATGTTGTAGAGAGCTGTCAACAATGTGCCTTTTAAAAAGTAGTAATTCTTTAAAAGGCATCAATCTAGGAAACATAAGAAAAACATTTGCATCAAAATCTTTCAGTTCAAGCTGGATATATCATGAGCTGATCTTAATCCACCGCATCCACCTAGGTCAGCCTTCTGCATCTGTGGTGGAAGTTGGCCGAGCTatagcagtgtttgtcagaccatgagagacATCCcgaaatcagtcttctcacgaaaacgtctgtagggTCTCAACGGTGTAATCTACAAACTAAAATGACatctctatggaaagatgactctcacaaacatgactgtgttctctgttttgttctACGACCCTCagaagtgtcacgggactcgtctgaagctAACCCATACAAGcgaatggaagtatgaaggtaaTTTGTACCATCAAAAATAAGGgattaaatatgtgtccaaaataACGAACGTAAGATATAAGACAGACACTTAAAAACCATTTATTTTTTGCTGTCTTTTTTCCAATGTCATTCAATGCATTTcaatgggctatagtagtaaagaccatattcaatattttatcaaatcattttttaatgtattttttatacctaaaggggtcctttAATTCAACATCAATTAGCTAAATGATCCACAGTATGAccgtcttaaaacaattccatatgttagcacAGTATACACAGTAGTCTCATTGAGATGCAGGGTTCTTCAATTCTGGTCCTGGAGGGCCGAAACCCACTTTGGTGGTTGTGGTGAGGTGTGACCTGATTAATATAGTTGAAATCATTAATTTGAAATCGCAAAACTTATGCAGCACACAATACGGTAAATTCCCACTGGCAGAGGTGGCTATAGTACTGAAAATCCAAAATTACATAAAAGTACTATTATCTATATTATCTATATTGTAAttaactcaagtaaaagtaaaaaagtatCCGGTCAGAAAACTACTTCAGTACAAGTTCCATTTTTTTACACCTTATGGTACTGTGTGCAAACAAAAACGGATTGATTTGACAGAaaaacattaaaacctattcataACTTGGTATTTGTTTCGAGATGCAAGGTAATGtaatatagtaaccaaaaaagtgttaaacaaattcaatTATATGTTTTATATGCCaaacgtgtgcaaagctgttatcaaggtaaAGGGTGTCTACTTAGaagaatataaaatctattttgatttatttaacacttttttggttactacatgattccatatgtgttatttcatagttttgatgtcttcactattattctacaatgtagaaaatagtgaaaaataaagaaaaacccttgaatgtgttcaatctttgactggtactgtatgtgtgtgtatatatacacactgctcaaaaaaagaaagggaacacttaaacaacacatcctagatctgaatgaatgaaataatcttattaaatacttttttctttacatagttgaatgtgctgacaacaaaatcacacaaaaataatcaatggaaatccaatttatcaacccatggaggtctggatttggagtcacactcaaaattaaagtggaaaaccacactacaggctgatccaactttgatgtaatgtccttaaaacaagtcaaaatgaggctcagtagtgtgtgtggcctccacgtgcctgtatgacctccctacaacgcctgggcatgctcctgatgaggtggtggatggtctcctgagggatctcctcccagacctggactaaagcatccgccaactcctggacagtctgtggtgcaacgtggcgttggtggatggagcgagacatgatgtcccagatgtggtcaattggattcaggtctggggaacgggcgggccagtcgatagcatcaatgccttcctcgtgcaggaactgctgacacactccagccacgaggtctagcattgtcttgcattaggaggaacccagggccaaccgcaccagcatatggtctcacaaggggtctgaggatctcatgtcagtacctaatggcagtcaggctacctctggcgagcacatggagggctgtgcggccccccaaagaaatgccaccccacaccatgactgacccaccgccaaaccggtcatgctggaggatgttgcaggcagcagaacgttctccacggcgtctccagactctgtcacgtctgtcacatgtgctcagtgtgaacctgctttcatctgtgaagagcacagggcgccagtggcgaatttgccaatcttggtgttgtctggcaaatgccaaacgtcctgcacagtgttgggctgtaagcacaacccccacctgtggacgtcgggccctcataccaccctcatggagtctgtttctgaccgtttgagcagacacatgcacatttgtggcctgctggaggtaattttgcagggctctggcagtgctcctcctgctcctccttgcacaaaggcggaggtagcggtcctgctgctgggttgttgccctcctacggcctcctccacgtctcctgatgtactggcctgtctcctggtagcgcctccatgctctggacactacgctgacagacacagcaaaccttcttgccacagatcgcattgatgtgccatcctggatgagctgcactacctgagccacttgtgtgggttgtagactccgtctcatgctaccactagagtgaaagcaccgccagcattcaaaagtgaccaaaacatcagccaggaagcataggaactgagaagtggtctgtggtcaccacctgcagaaccactcctttattgggggtgtcttgctaattgcctataatttccacctgttgtctattccatttgcacaacagcatgtgaaatttattttcaatcagtgttgcttcctaagtggacagtttgatttcacagaagtgtgattgacttggagttacattgtgttgtttaagtgttccctttatttttttgagcagtataatatatatatatatatatatatatattatgaaattatttgtatttttgtcaAGCAGCCCTGCGACgtaatatataacaatataaaCCTATGTAACTGGAGTGATTTGGTAAAACGTAACTAAGTAAACAGTTAGTTGccgttcttgacactcaaacaagtgcgcctggcacctactgccataccctgTTCAAGGGCACTTAAAAATGTTATCTtacacattcaccctctgaatggtacacatacacaatccatgtctcaattgtctcaaggtttaaaaatccttctttaacctgtctcctcccctacactgattgaagtggatttaacaggtgacatcaataagggatcatatctttcacctggattcagctggtcagtctatatcatggaaggagcaggtgttcctaatgttttgttcactcagtgtataatacGTCAAGACACAACTATGGAAACAAAATTCTATTAGCTTTCCAAAAATACCCAGATTTTTCAGAAATGCTGATTGGATTCCCGAAATCAGAAGGGAATAATCAGCAGGAAATCTTCGTAAAGTTAACAGAACGCTAGACACAACATTGAGCACCTTCATGTTGACCCAGTGGCTTCCATCGACAGGAAAGACCAGGACTTTTCCTCCATGGCAGGACGGTgcaggaaggagaaggagaaatgaCACCAGACTTAAAAACGAGAGGTTTCCCCAGGGAGAGCTGGAATGCATTGTGTCTAAACTGAAAGGAAAAAAGAGAACAAAAGTCACTTGTTTTCAACTAGTCACCTCACGTAAAATACTTCATTGACCTGAAAGCCTATCAAGTCTTGCACTCTTCCAACATATAGTTAAATAACAGCTAATTAAGATTCACCATTATGTTATCTACCTGTGCCAATAAGTTAGTGTTTTGTCTGCACGGCTTAATAACACTATTACATAACAACAAACTACTTGAGTGTAGGTGAATAAGAACATGCATTAAGAGTTGTCTTACCGGTGCTATAGAGTCCACACAGCACTAACAACGCTCTGCAGGGGACTGCAAACGGTTACATAACGGCTGTTCAATACTTTGAACTTTTGAGAGTTCAAAGTCCTCCCGATAGTACAGAAGTCCTGCTATAGCCCAGGTAGATGATTTACAAACAGATAGTGGTGCCTCACAAATTGCACTATTTTTGTCCAGGGTCCTCAGGGCTCTGGTGAACATAGTAGACTATTGTAGGgattaggatgccatttgggattcaaccACTACTTAGGCAATAACACTAGTGAGTTCAGGTAAAACACACCTGTCACATAACTAACCTCTCACCCAATTTAAATGCCTACTTATCATTGATACAATCATTACCATATGCGGATATGTCCATCTCTAGTTTGACACCAGGTAGTAGTAATgtgccttaagaaagtattcatgttttaaaacattttgttgcgttacagtctgaatttaacaTGGATTAAATTGATATGCTTGTGTCtggt
It encodes:
- the LOC115153823 gene encoding UDP-glucuronosyltransferase 2C1-like, with the protein product MHSSSPWGNLSFLSLVSFLLLLPAPSCHGGKVLVFPVDGSHWVNMKVLIEELHARGHTITVVRPSTSWYITEESPLYTSITIKEKDYLYSFIETFLQNQLKAQREGISLVKFFQLTKEFLSMIEEAHTLGCEMLARIFDDKELMKSLQDAQYDMMLTDPNIAGGMLMAHYLKLPVVLNARWITSGEGHFAIAPSPLSYIPVTGSGFNDKMTFVQRVQNMLHYSIIVYQQRFVVGPIYDAICSKYFEGGCDIISLIQEADIWLMRSDFVFDFPRPTMPNVVYMGGFQCKPAQPLPPELEEFVQSAGEHGVIVMSLGTLVNTLPVDITDQIASVFAKLPQKVIWRHRGKKPSTLGNNTLLVDWMPQKDLLGHPQTRAFVAHGGTNGVQEAIYHGTPVLGIPLFFDQYDNLLRLQERGAAKILELAMFNGSNFQQALNQVLTHAPYRENMQRLSRLHRDQPIKPMDKALFWLEFVMRHKGASHLRTSANRMPWYSYHSVDVLLLLLAAGGGVLLSTGLLIRILWRTCRKNRNKTKQH